gaatactgaatgttcactcGCACTTGTATCGACAGAAAGGTTAAAGAAAACACTCAACTCTTCTATAGGTTTATGGCCAGCAAAGGATCCCTTGAACTGCCCGTTTTCTAAGCTTCCGTTACTCATTAAGCCTTGGAAGCAGCTATGGTAGTTGAGTCTCTTGCACGATCTTAGTACTGGTGGATCATCTCGGATCATGAGGATCGTCAGTTCCTGTATCGGATAGCACGGTTCCGAAGAAAACTATGGAAAGGCGGACTAACTCCCGGGAAAGTGTATCACCTACCAGACACGAGGACAACAAATTCTATTTAAACCAACGACTTAACTTCGTGAAAGGATCAATTTCTACCGTCTATACGCTATCGTACGATATGGCACGAGGAAGCATAACGCAATTCATATTTTTCGATTTTTTCATGCGTGATATAAAGACGATAACACAGAGCAAAGTTCATTCTCTGAAAAGTGGAAGAATTTTCTGTGTGAAGTTGCCTGCGGAAAAGTCGTTCGTATGGAAGTTCACTCGTCAGAGGAAATATCTCGAATGAAAAGACACTTTTAAAGGTAGAACTCCGTTCGTAAAGATTTCGAGTTACGATCATTTTTCTCCTCGATCCCTGACCGATGGATGAAAGTCGCGGGGCCAAAAATAAGGTCGGCGGAAGGTAGAAAATGGTTTTTCATCGAATCTTCGAGGTCACGCGTTATTCCAGTGATAGAAACTAATCAACGGGGTGAGGGAGCGTGAACTTGAAGAAACCGATATGATTCACACTCGCGAAAATATCCTTCTGGAAATAAAAGGAGTCGACTGGATTTCGAGAGGCTAGATTTGATGTATTTTTGCCGAGACATTGTATTTCGTCGTAACCAATCGGTGTAAGCCACATTTTCTGCAGAAGCCATTCATATACACGTAAGTACCTGTActtatatattgtatatatataatatacctcATTCATTCGCGTTGTAATGCAACTGAATGCGTACTTTTGCCCATGTCTCTTTCAACCTGTCCTTTCTACCTTATGATCCTTCGCTTTCCACTCCATTCTTTTCGCCATTTCTTTTATTCCCTTTCATTCCTTAGTCTCCATTTTCGTCCGACACGCCGCGCCGTTTCTATTTCTCTGGTGCACAGGCAGCCAGCCAACGGACTCGTGGAACTCCGTTCCGCGGAACAGACGTTCCCCAATTATTATTACGAAGGCACAGTTCCAGCCACCACGTCCAATTATATCTTGCGGAACTAATCTGTAAGTTTCTTTGTTAAATTTCACGTTCGCAACTAGTAACAGGATTTTAGAAGCATATTTTCCCGCACCTCTCGTATCTACGGTCACGCGAACCAAGCTCCTCAGATAAAAGAGGAAGCCGAAGATAGCGCAAGTTATTGCTTCGTCACTGCGTTGATAGAAATATTAAGACCTGCCGTTTCCTACGATTAATATGTAGTAACCATTCTGTAATCGTAGATAGAGTTTAGGTACATATCTTGCAAGAGTTTCACACTACAATATAATATGAAACTATTGTATAATATGAAAGAAATTTGCTATAATACGTGATGTGAGCTGCGACGTAACAGTAACGTGTTCGCACCCTAAAATACTTCCAGAAAGATACACTTTATTCCGTTTTGTACAATGATATACTCGATATACTTGATAGAAAGGTCCAATAATTATTCTTAACGAATGATAGGCAGCGTCTTCTAGAAAAAATGTAGAGAAAGCAACCGCTGTGAAAGGCTAGAAGTTCACGACGGCAAGTTTCTTAGGTCACCGATACCTTCGACCTAAACATCGAAACTCATCGCTAAGGTACTCTATTTCGTTTAGTATTTTTATAAAGGAGGAAAAAATTGAAAAGGTCGATAAGCGGCGGAGTACGGTGCAGCGCGTTACGTAAGAAGAAACATGCGAGAGATATGTGTTCCTTGGCTTCACGCGAACGTAAGTAGATGTTCTCCGGCAAACTTTCACCCGGAATAGCATTCTCTTCTCTACAGGCGGCTTGCACGATTCTCACGAATATTTGCCATGCACTCCGTTCAACTGCAGCCATATTTATACATTCGATACTCTGAATACCAAAGTATTCGTCAAATGCATTTCCAGACGACTTTTTGAAGTcgttttttttaatttacagaTATGTATATCTAGCGTTTATGCATTTACCTGCTTTCATTCCTCTTTCCTATTCTCCCTTTTTCATCATCAATAGGAGTCGAATTCCCTGTTGACAAATTTTTCCTGTTTTGCAATATCGCATTTCGACTTAGCAAATATGACATTGCTGTCCAAATCCATCGTCATTATCTCCAAACTAGTTTATTTTTTACATGAATAGGACACTAGTTTCATAATGCATCTCGCTGTGACATGAGCGTAGTGTTTATGTTGGAGTAAAATTTTCTACCTATCTCTATTTCGTCCTCGGTTCATGTATTTTTTAGTGAAAGCAATTTCTCATTATCTTATGAATT
The sequence above is a segment of the Calliopsis andreniformis isolate RMS-2024a chromosome 3, iyCalAndr_principal, whole genome shotgun sequence genome. Coding sequences within it:
- the LOC143188603 gene encoding uncharacterized protein LOC143188603; its protein translation is MERRTNSRESVSPTRHEDNKFYLNQRLNFVKGSISTVYTLSYDMARGSITQFIFFDFFMRDIKTITQSKVHSLKSGRIFCVKLPAEKSFVWKFTRQRKYLE